The proteins below are encoded in one region of Mangifera indica cultivar Alphonso chromosome 7, CATAS_Mindica_2.1, whole genome shotgun sequence:
- the LOC123221063 gene encoding tRNA (guanine-N(7)-)-methyltransferase-like encodes MASYLCFQLQSVAALNATSKLLTSKSSSIFNLHHYPRSYCTALSACVVNKHLGSPELVALEYADLNLSPGDLGHVRIRQHVNPLRSSFSAPVQVPDWNEVYKDPTLPLMVDIGSGSGRFLLWLARKNPDSGNYLGLEIRQKLVKRAEFWVKELALSNIHFMFANATVSFKQLVSAYPGPLMLVSVLCPDPHFKKRHHKRRVVQKTLVDSIVNHLMPGGKVFVQSDVHEVALDMRNQFDTESNVLQHIDTIDSTVPCDNEGWLLENPMGIRTEREIHAEFEGAKIYRRMYQKQS; translated from the exons ATGGCTTCTTACCTTTGCTTCCAGTTACAATCTGTGGCTGCTTTGAATGCAACTTCCAAGCTTTTAACCTCCAAATCATCTTCAATATTCAATCTTCATCATTATCCTCGCTCCTATTGCACCGCCCTTTCTGCTTGTGTTGTCAACAAACACCTCGGAAGCCCAGAACTTGTAGCCTTGGAATATGCTGACCTCAATCTCTCTCCTGGg GACCTGGGCCATGTGAGAATCAGGCAACATGTCAACCCTCTACGTTCATCATTCTCT GCACCAGTGCAAGTCCCCGATTGGAATGAAGTTTACAAGGACCCAACTTTGCCACTTATGGTGGATATTGGAAGTG GTAGTGGCCGATTTTTATTGTGGCTTGCAAGAAAAAACCCTGATTCTGGAAATTATTTGGGACTTGAAATCCGGCAGAAA CTGGTCAAACGCGCAGAATTCTGGGTAAAGGAACTGGCTCTTAGTAACAT ACATTTTATGTTTGCAAATGCTACAGTGTCTTTCAAGCAACTGGTATCTGCATATCCTGGACCCTTGATGCTAGTTTCAGTCCTG TGCCCAGACCCACATTTCAAGAAAAGACATCATAAGAGAAGGGTTGTGCAGAAAACTTTGGTAGATTCTATAGTAAATCATTTGATGCCGGGAGGAAAG GTTTTTGTCCAGTCTGATGTGCATGAAGTGGCTCTTGACATGAGAAATCAATTTGATACCGAATCAAACGTGCTACAGCACATTGACACAATTGACTCAACTGTGCCATGTGACAATGAAGGATGGTTATTAGAAAACCCAATGGGGATAAGAACTGAAAGAGAAATTCATGCCGAATTTGAAGGTGCGAAAATATACAGAAGGATGTACCAGAAGCAAAGCTGA
- the LOC123221064 gene encoding glycine-rich protein A3-like, giving the protein MAGERDKNENEFTDKGQSSHLAGYDVGHPPPHGSYTQPYPQGYPPQGYPQHGYPPQAYPPAGYPLPGGYPPAGYPPPAGYPSGSYPPAAYPPAGYHVPSAPPYPGPSAAHHSGHGSGMGAVLAGGAAAAAAAYGAHHLAHGAHHFGHGKFKHGKFGKQWKHGMFGKHKGFGFKHGLFGKHKHFGFKRWK; this is encoded by the exons ATGGCAGGGGAGAGGGATAAGAATGAGAATGAATTTACCGACAAAGGGCAATCTTCACATCTTGCTGGGTATGACGTTGGACACCCCCCTCCACATGGATCATATACACAACCATATCCACAAGGATATCCACCTCAGGGATATCCCCAACATGGGTATCCTCCACAAGCATATCCACCGGCTGGCTATCCTCTTCCTGGTGGATACCCACCAGCTGGTTATCCTCCTCCAGCTGGATACCCATCAGGTAGTTATCCTCCAGCAGCATACCCTCCAGCTGGTTATCACGTTCCATCAGCTCCGCCTTATCCCGGTCCATCAGCTGCACATCATTCTG GACATGGATCTGGTATGGGAGCAGTGTTAGCTGGTGGTGCCGCCGCTGCAGCTGCTGCTTATGGGGCTCACCATTTGGCCCATGGTGCTCATCATTTTGGGCATGGAAAATTCAAGCATGGCAAGTTTGGAAAGCAGTGGAAGCATGGCATGTTTGGGAAGCACAAAGGCTTTGGATTCAAGCATGGCTTATTTGGGAAGCACAAACACTTTGGATTCAAGAGATGGAAGTAA
- the LOC123221065 gene encoding uncharacterized protein LOC123221065, whose product MGTKVETPPPPWLNVVPIPSHRDHRKNPTIAPPLLFPPLPPQQRLYHRETPRKPTPAPPLCLASRRFLSPHPHRPLSQILLCHLLFPVLAMGCKSSMFRGMMALKPL is encoded by the exons ATGGGAACTAAGGTGGAAACTCCGCCTCCTCCTTGGCTAAACGTTGTTCCTATTCCCTCCCACCGAGACCACCGAAAAAACCCAACAATAGCCCCACCTCTCCTCTTCCCACCACTTCCTCCGCAACAGCGGCTCTACCACCGAGAAACCCCAAGAAAGCCAACTCCAGCCCCACCACTCTGTTTGGCTTCTCGAAGATTCCTGTCCCCACACCCTCATCGCCCTCTGTCCCAGATCCTTCTTTGCCACCTACTTTTTCCAGTTCTTGCGATGGGTTGCAAGAGTTCCATGTTCAG GGGGATGATGGCTTTGAAACCGTTATAG